The Leptospira bouyouniensis genomic interval AAATCGAATATGTCGAATACAAAAACTTTAAAGTGCAAACTAAGACGAAAAAGTAATATACAATCAGTAACGGCGATCCTTTTAAAATAGGATCGCTGCCTTTTGCATTATGTATCTTCTCCATTTTATGTGTGAATCACTCAATTCCCGAGAAGAAAATTACCAAAATCAGATACGAAACAATTTACAAATATTTCTGAAGGTCTAAGATCGACCCCTATGAGTATTCGCCAGAGGGTTTCTCTTTTTATCGCAGGAATTTTGTTTGTTGGTTTTACAATATTAACCTCCTTTCAGATCTACCGTACCATCACGGATCTGAAATCGGAAATCCAAGAAAATGCAAAAATCACCTCTGAAAAATGGTCCTTCCAAATCCAAGAACATTTGAATGCGATGATGGGAGTGATTCGTGGGTATCGATTTGCTTTATTTTATGCCTCACCTCCTCGGGACTCAATGGTAAGCAGTCTTAGGGAAATTTTGGAAAGGAACGATAATATTTTTGGGATTTGGTTGTGTTATGAACCAAATGCCTACGAAGGTAGAGATGCCGCTTTTATTGGAAAACCTGGGCACGATAAAACAGGAAGGTTTATCCCATACTTACACCATACACTTGATGGAAAAATTAATTTTGAACCACTTGTAGATTATGACAATCCGAATGGAGCTGGAGACTTTTACCTCCAGGTAAAAAAAACAAACAAAGCAAAAGTTTTTGGACCCTATGAATACCTTGCAGGTGGAAAAAAAATCCAAATGATATCACTTGTTGTTCCCATTTATCCTAAAGGAAAATTTTTAGGTGCCGCCGGGATCGATTTAGACATAAGCACCTTACAAGAAAAAATTGGAGACAACAGAGCATTCCGCGGGCAAGGATATATATCATTTATTTCAGATAACGGAACCTATGTGATGTATGGTCAGGATAAAGGAAAACTTGGTACAAAAATACAAAATCCTGACCATCTGAAAATATATTTAGAGAAATTGAAACTCGGGGAGATGTTTACCATTCACCATGATGGAATCACCGACTATTTTACACCCTTTCATATAGGAAAAGATCCTCAATTTTGGGCGTTACAAGTCAGTATCCCTGATTCGATCGTAACAGAACAAGTCACGAAAGTTGTAATAAGCTCAATTACAATTTCACTTTTGATTCTTTTTGTTGTATTGTTTTTCTTAAATTTTGTGTTTAAGAATCTGATTAGCAATCGCTTAAACAAAGCCATTTCCTTTTCTTCTCAAATTGCGAGTGGCGATTTATCTACGAACGCCGATGAAATCAACCAAGATGAAATTGGAAGTTTGTTAGAATCTATGAATCAAATGAGGAATAGTTTGGTTTCCATTATCGGAGATATCAAACTTACAGTACACAAATTGGGAAACCAATCGACGCAGATGGCATCTACATCTCAAAATTTGTCAGACATATCACAAACCCAGGCAAGTGCAGCAGAAGAGTCTTCAGCTGCAGTAGAAGAATTATCTGCTTCCGCTGACAATGTTGGTAAGTCGATGGAAGAAGCAGTTCTCAAAATGAAAGAAATTGACAAGTCTGTATTAACCCTTCGTGAAGAAGTGCAAAACATTAATAAAGAAATGGAATATCTTGCCAAATTTGCATCCGAATCAAGAGAACACGCTGTGATTGGTGAAACAGCTATGAATGAATCAACGAAAGCAATGGAAGACATCGGTGAAAAGGCAGAACGAATCAGTGAGGTTTTAGATATCATCACTGAAATTTCGGAAAAAACAAATTTATTAGCTTTGAATGCGGCCATTGAAGCAGCAAGAGCAGGGGATGCTGGAAGAGGATTTGCAGTCGTTGCAGAAGAAATTGGAAAACTCGCCTTACAAACTGGAGCTTCGGTAAAAGAAATTGGTGACCTTGTTTTTTCTACTAATTCAGCAGTCGAAAACGGGAACAGAAAGGTATCGGAAGCTGCTCAAGTTTTAAACTTGTTGAATAATCGTGTCAAAGAATTTGAAACTTCAGCAAAACGAGTATTAAACTCTGTTCTTAAGCAAGAAAACAATGCAAAAGATATAGCACAAAATTCGAACCTACTTACAAATCTAAATTTACAAATCGAAGAGGCAGTTTTTGAACAAAAACGTGCCACCGAAGAAATATCTAAAACAATCATTAGCATTTCAAATGGAACGCAAGATGTTGCCTCTGGTTCAGACCAACTAACGATTGTCTCGGCAGAGATTGCATCACAAGCTTCCTACCTTTCCACTCAGGTAGAGAAGTTTAAATTGACATAAAAAAGGTCCACATATGTGGACCTTTTTCAAAATGTTTGGATTGATTGTTTAAAATCTTATTTTGAGAAAAATCTTTTCTCAACTTCGTCTGGAAGTTTTTGTCCTGTAAGTTTAGCCCTTTGAACCAATTCCCAGAAATATCTGTAAGTTGCACGGTCATGAAGGTCACCATCGTGTTGGATTGGTCCCCAATCTGCATCTTGTGCTTTGATAAGGATATCACAAGCGGTTTGAGTTTCTGCAAAGTTAGGTGCCATAGCATCCAAAATCGATTGGATTTGTGCTGGATAAATTGACCACATACGTAAAAAACCAAACTCATCGTGAGCTCGTTTTGCATCTTGGTATGTTTGGTATGTGTTTTTCAAATCTAAAGTTACGTTGTGTGCAGGGATCACTCCATTCATAAGAGCCGCAGCAACCATAGAAGATTTTGCACGTCGAAGTAATTCGTGATCAAACTGTCCTGGTGACTTCATACAAGAAGCAGGGATTGCACCGTGGTGACCAGAGATGAAGTCCATTAATCCAAAATCCAAAACTTGTAACCAAGGCAAACTTGCGATTTCAAATACATCGTTAAGTGCACCGTGTGTTTCAATTAATACGTGAATTGGAATTTCTCTTTTGATCCCAGCTTTTTTACAAGCTTCTTGGATGTAAGTGATTTGTTCTTTTACTTGGCTTGCTTTAGTTGGTTTTGGAATTGTGATATAAGCAATTACATTTCCTGCACCTGGAACGATGATATCAATATCACCTCTCCAATGTTCGTTTGTATAATCATGAATACGAACACCACTCATTTTATGTTTGTTCAATTCAGAATTTTGAATACGAACAATCATTTCGGCATGTTCTTTTTCTTTCCCTGTTTGGGCACCGTCTTCACAGTCCATCGTAATATCAAAAAGACCACCAAGTTTGTTTTGTAACTCGAGTGCTTTTGTGATGAGTTTTTCAGATCCAGCGAAGTGTTCACAAGCAGGGATGATAGGGAAAGGTTTTTCTCCTGCAAAGAGAGCTGATTGCGGGTGAGTCAGTGCCATTTAATATACCTTTTTCGGATTTTTTTACCAAGTTTTGTGAATTTTGCCTGTCGTCCAGGATTTAATGCCAAAATCTGAAGGGATCTAACAGCATTCAGACCTACCTTTGCAATCAATCGTCAATTTTACACTGGTAGTAACGTTACTATGTTTGCAAACTTTTCTGGGGCGAACCCTTGCAAACAAGGGCCGGGCCAGTCCGGGCTCCGCCTTCGGCTCCGGTCGAAAAATCGACTTCCCCTTCCTGTCCCTTTCGCAATCTTAGTAGAGAATTGGAACCGAACGAACCTTACACCCCACCAGGTGGACCACCTACTGCGAATCCAAATATCAAACTCCTCTTCCAAAAATGGGGTGAGGAAAAAATTCGTCATTTGGTCTCAGACTTTTATGACCGTATCAAAGAATCTGAAATCCGATGGATGTTCCAAGGTGATTGGGAACTTGCAAAAGAAAAACAAGCTGATTTTCTCATCCAGGTGTTAGGTGGACCAAGTTATTATATCGAGAAATGGGGACCCGCAAGGATGCGGATGCGCCATTTCGTTTTTCCTATATCAGAAAAAGAACGATCCATTTGGTTTCAATGTTACGATGAAGCCTTACAGGGATTTGATTTTGAACATGATGATAAAATTGATTTTCTATATTTTTTAGATGGATTTAGTGGATGGATGGTTAATCGGAAAGAACCACCATGGGAAAAGTATTCCTGAAACCCATTTGCCAATAGTTGCAATATTAGGTTTTCAGAAAATTTACAGTGAATGTAAATTTGCTATGGCTTCAAAAGGAATCTCTCAAAATCAATTGCAATAATGGAAATAGTCTTAAAATTTCAAATGATAGGCTTTTAATTGTGATTTTCTAAGAGTTTTAAGATCACTGCTTTTTGTGCATCCAATCGATTTTCAGCCTGCGTAAAAATGATAGAACGATCGCTTTCGACCATTTCCCGTGTGATTTCATAACCTGCGTGAATTGGCATATCATGCATTACTTTTGCCTTTGAATGTTTCATTAGCTCTGCATTCAATTGATAAGGCATCATCATTTGGATGCGTTCTTCTTTTTCTTTTTGGTATTTTGGGTCATTAAAAAATTCCATATCAACCCAAGTATCTGTATAAACATAATCTGCATGAGAAACTGCTTTTTTAACATCCATTTCCCAAGAAATCGTTCCCTTCTTTTGTGCTCTGTCGATCGCTTCTGAGACAATGGATTCTTTTGCCGCAATTGGAGTGAC includes:
- a CDS encoding methyl-accepting chemotaxis protein; amino-acid sequence: MSIRQRVSLFIAGILFVGFTILTSFQIYRTITDLKSEIQENAKITSEKWSFQIQEHLNAMMGVIRGYRFALFYASPPRDSMVSSLREILERNDNIFGIWLCYEPNAYEGRDAAFIGKPGHDKTGRFIPYLHHTLDGKINFEPLVDYDNPNGAGDFYLQVKKTNKAKVFGPYEYLAGGKKIQMISLVVPIYPKGKFLGAAGIDLDISTLQEKIGDNRAFRGQGYISFISDNGTYVMYGQDKGKLGTKIQNPDHLKIYLEKLKLGEMFTIHHDGITDYFTPFHIGKDPQFWALQVSIPDSIVTEQVTKVVISSITISLLILFVVLFFLNFVFKNLISNRLNKAISFSSQIASGDLSTNADEINQDEIGSLLESMNQMRNSLVSIIGDIKLTVHKLGNQSTQMASTSQNLSDISQTQASAAEESSAAVEELSASADNVGKSMEEAVLKMKEIDKSVLTLREEVQNINKEMEYLAKFASESREHAVIGETAMNESTKAMEDIGEKAERISEVLDIITEISEKTNLLALNAAIEAARAGDAGRGFAVVAEEIGKLALQTGASVKEIGDLVFSTNSAVENGNRKVSEAAQVLNLLNNRVKEFETSAKRVLNSVLKQENNAKDIAQNSNLLTNLNLQIEEAVFEQKRATEEISKTIISISNGTQDVASGSDQLTIVSAEIASQASYLSTQVEKFKLT
- a CDS encoding HpcH/HpaI aldolase/citrate lyase family protein, giving the protein MALTHPQSALFAGEKPFPIIPACEHFAGSEKLITKALELQNKLGGLFDITMDCEDGAQTGKEKEHAEMIVRIQNSELNKHKMSGVRIHDYTNEHWRGDIDIIVPGAGNVIAYITIPKPTKASQVKEQITYIQEACKKAGIKREIPIHVLIETHGALNDVFEIASLPWLQVLDFGLMDFISGHHGAIPASCMKSPGQFDHELLRRAKSSMVAAALMNGVIPAHNVTLDLKNTYQTYQDAKRAHDEFGFLRMWSIYPAQIQSILDAMAPNFAETQTACDILIKAQDADWGPIQHDGDLHDRATYRYFWELVQRAKLTGQKLPDEVEKRFFSK
- a CDS encoding bacitracin resistance protein BacA gives rise to the protein MEPNEPYTPPGGPPTANPNIKLLFQKWGEEKIRHLVSDFYDRIKESEIRWMFQGDWELAKEKQADFLIQVLGGPSYYIEKWGPARMRMRHFVFPISEKERSIWFQCYDEALQGFDFEHDDKIDFLYFLDGFSGWMVNRKEPPWEKYS